From a region of the uncultured Desulfatiglans sp. genome:
- a CDS encoding Outer membrane efflux protein, whose protein sequence is MKATHTSSAWILLLLPFLVLLTSLGCRSADRYTYHSIAAAYRPPQAVSEPCSLSENGLEPLMPIPKRLDLNSAIRIALANNPDISISLARMRQSESMIAEAAAAFWPTIGVYGEYLQGNAPSAFLFKKIDQRLLPPDADFNYPGWFENYEAGIQARINLFSGGRDYLRKRMAETGLEIEQLDRLSIENALIASVIDGYFNLLAAVDFVEVADESVETVEAQLRTTQARYRAGGALKSDVLSLDVRLAQAREERIRAENSLSLAKAALANLLGHDPDTRLDLVRGEKVALSVPEIYTAALPEALANRPELQVVRRRLVQSRMALDAARAEYLPRIDAQGRYYFDDPGLDFERDRENWTLGVMVNWDLFSGFASRARVRQAGWALQELLATDRKTTQAIQLDLKKAYLDLAQARARHEVTLAAEAQADEALRIVKMQYEGGSADITRYLDAELARNRARMLSRAAYYDGEKALAAVGRALGRWGYPNDNRE, encoded by the coding sequence ATGAAGGCAACGCACACATCTTCGGCCTGGATCCTGCTCTTGCTGCCATTCCTGGTCTTGCTGACCTCTCTCGGGTGCCGATCGGCCGACCGTTACACCTATCATTCCATCGCGGCGGCCTACCGCCCTCCCCAAGCGGTTTCTGAGCCCTGTTCCCTATCAGAGAACGGTTTAGAGCCCCTCATGCCCATTCCGAAGCGCCTGGATCTGAATTCCGCGATTCGAATAGCCCTCGCAAATAATCCCGATATCTCCATATCCCTTGCGCGGATGCGTCAATCGGAGTCCATGATCGCAGAAGCCGCCGCGGCTTTCTGGCCCACGATCGGTGTGTATGGAGAATACCTGCAGGGGAATGCGCCATCGGCCTTCCTCTTCAAGAAAATCGACCAGCGTTTGCTGCCGCCGGACGCCGATTTCAACTACCCCGGCTGGTTCGAAAATTACGAGGCCGGGATCCAGGCACGCATCAACTTGTTCAGCGGCGGCCGCGACTATCTCCGAAAACGGATGGCAGAAACAGGGCTCGAGATCGAGCAGCTGGATCGCCTCAGCATAGAGAACGCCCTCATCGCCTCGGTCATCGACGGCTATTTCAACCTCCTCGCAGCCGTCGATTTCGTGGAGGTGGCCGATGAATCGGTCGAAACCGTCGAGGCGCAGCTGCGGACCACGCAGGCCCGGTACCGGGCCGGCGGGGCCCTCAAATCCGATGTCCTCTCCTTGGACGTTCGGCTGGCCCAGGCGAGGGAAGAACGCATCAGGGCCGAAAACAGCCTGAGCCTCGCCAAAGCGGCGCTGGCCAATCTGCTTGGGCACGATCCGGATACCCGCCTCGATCTCGTGCGGGGCGAAAAGGTCGCCCTCTCCGTTCCCGAAATCTATACCGCGGCACTGCCGGAGGCCCTGGCGAACCGCCCCGAACTGCAGGTGGTCCGCCGCCGGCTCGTGCAGAGCAGGATGGCTCTCGACGCGGCACGTGCTGAGTATCTGCCGCGGATCGACGCCCAGGGGCGGTATTATTTCGACGACCCCGGGTTGGACTTCGAACGTGATCGTGAAAACTGGACCCTTGGCGTGATGGTGAACTGGGACCTCTTCAGCGGTTTCGCCAGCAGGGCCCGGGTGCGGCAGGCCGGCTGGGCCCTTCAGGAGCTGCTCGCCACCGACCGCAAGACGACCCAGGCCATCCAGTTGGATCTCAAAAAGGCCTATCTGGATCTGGCCCAGGCTAGAGCGCGCCACGAGGTCACCCTGGCCGCCGAAGCCCAGGCGGACGAGGCCTTGCGCATCGTCAAGATGCAGTACGAGGGTGGATCGGCGGACATCACACGGTACCTGGATGCCGAACTGGCCCGCAACCGGGCCCGGATGCTGTCCAGGGCCGCTTATTACGACGGCGAAAAGGCCCTGGCCGCCGTGGGCCGTGCCCTCGGACGCTGGGGATATCCGAATGACAACCGGGAGTGA
- the asnA gene encoding Aspartate--ammonia ligase, giving the protein MNEKQQDLAGPGIGDYAELEKILPDDYASPLSPRETQEAIYAAKDYIEENLCRQLNLMRVTVPLIVDVESGVNDYLDRDGSRSPVQFHISNDRDKHPVDAQIVQAATKWKRIALRQFGMLIGEGVLTDMRAVRKDYFLDHDHSAYVDQWDWEMAITPEQRNLDFLTEVVRRIWTVLKGAEQHVQSLFPALKSSRYPDLPDELTFIHAEDILDRYPDLPRKQRETRIVQEYPAVFIYGIGWVLKDGYPHEMRAADYDDWATETVSRDGRPMHGLNGDILVWNPVTKRRHELTSMGIRVNAETLRQQLEISGQLDLLKMPYHQAVLKNDIPLSIGGGIGQSRTFMLLLQKAHLGEVSVSVWPKVLKEMSARKNIHVLD; this is encoded by the coding sequence ATGAATGAAAAGCAGCAGGACTTGGCTGGACCGGGAATCGGTGATTATGCCGAGCTCGAGAAGATCCTTCCGGACGATTACGCGTCCCCGCTGTCTCCGAGGGAGACGCAGGAGGCCATCTATGCAGCCAAAGATTACATCGAAGAAAACCTGTGCCGGCAGCTGAATCTCATGCGGGTGACGGTGCCCCTGATCGTCGATGTGGAGAGCGGGGTGAACGATTACCTGGACCGGGATGGGTCTAGGAGCCCGGTCCAGTTTCACATCTCGAATGACCGGGACAAGCACCCGGTCGACGCGCAGATCGTCCAGGCCGCCACCAAGTGGAAGCGCATTGCACTCCGGCAGTTCGGGATGCTGATCGGGGAAGGGGTTCTGACGGACATGCGGGCGGTCCGAAAGGATTACTTCCTGGATCATGACCACAGCGCCTACGTGGACCAATGGGATTGGGAGATGGCGATCACGCCGGAGCAGCGGAACCTGGATTTCCTGACGGAGGTGGTCCGCAGGATCTGGACGGTCCTGAAAGGGGCCGAGCAGCACGTCCAGTCCTTGTTCCCGGCGCTCAAATCCAGCCGGTATCCGGATCTGCCCGATGAACTCACGTTCATCCATGCAGAGGACATCCTGGACCGCTATCCGGATCTTCCCCGCAAGCAGCGCGAAACCCGGATCGTCCAGGAATACCCGGCTGTCTTCATCTACGGCATCGGCTGGGTGCTGAAGGACGGATACCCGCACGAGATGCGCGCGGCGGATTACGACGACTGGGCGACCGAGACGGTTTCGCGGGATGGGCGGCCGATGCATGGCCTGAACGGCGATATCCTCGTCTGGAATCCCGTTACGAAGAGGCGGCACGAACTGACCTCGATGGGCATTCGGGTCAATGCGGAAACCCTGCGACAGCAGCTCGAGATCAGCGGCCAGCTCGATCTCCTCAAGATGCCCTATCACCAGGCGGTGCTGAAAAACGATATCCCCCTCAGCATCGGCGGCGGTATCGGCCAATCGCGCACCTTCATGCTGCTGTTGCAGAAGGCCCATCTGGGCGAGGTGAGCGTGAGCGTCTGGCCGAAGGTGCTCAAGGAAATGAGCGCCCGGAAAAACATACATGTCCTCGACTGA